From the genome of Cognaticolwellia beringensis, one region includes:
- a CDS encoding AI-2E family transporter has translation MVSLFSDWYKRNFSDPSAVTLMVILICTFLFVYFFSSLLMPVFVAVAIAFLLDLPVNKLSQLGLSRGLSVVIVVSAFVGLSLIGILGLMPVIWQQSSNLLQEVPQMVGKGHTYLLALPEQYPELVSAEQIGHVITLVNDKLIEWGQMALKASLGSISNVVALLIYLILVPLMVFFFLKDKSVLFDSLRKFLPKDRRMAKQVGSEMNQQIMNYIRGKLIEIIIIGTASTIAFIVLGLNYPVLLGVLVGLSVLVPYVGATIVTLPVLLVALFQFGTSAEFGYVMIAYGIIQALDGNLLVPLLFSEAVNLHPVTIIIAVILFGGLWGFWGVFFAIPLATLVKAVLNAWSTTTQGEGITDI, from the coding sequence ATGGTTTCACTGTTTAGCGATTGGTACAAAAGAAATTTTTCAGATCCAAGTGCGGTAACCTTAATGGTTATTTTAATTTGTACTTTTTTGTTCGTTTACTTTTTTAGTAGTTTATTAATGCCCGTATTTGTTGCTGTGGCAATTGCTTTTTTATTAGATTTACCGGTGAATAAACTCTCGCAGCTCGGGCTATCTCGTGGTTTATCCGTAGTGATCGTGGTCTCAGCTTTTGTGGGGTTAAGCTTAATAGGTATTTTGGGCCTTATGCCGGTTATATGGCAACAAAGTAGTAATTTACTGCAAGAAGTTCCGCAAATGGTTGGGAAAGGGCATACCTATTTATTAGCGTTGCCAGAGCAGTACCCTGAGTTAGTTAGTGCCGAGCAAATTGGCCATGTTATTACTTTAGTCAATGATAAGCTTATTGAATGGGGGCAAATGGCCCTGAAAGCGTCTCTTGGCTCAATTTCTAATGTTGTTGCACTGTTGATATATCTGATTTTAGTACCGTTAATGGTATTTTTCTTTCTAAAAGATAAAAGTGTGCTTTTTGATAGTTTACGCAAATTTTTGCCTAAAGATCGCCGAATGGCAAAACAAGTTGGTAGTGAAATGAACCAACAAATTATGAATTATATTCGCGGTAAATTAATTGAAATTATTATAATTGGTACGGCATCAACCATCGCATTTATTGTTTTGGGCCTTAATTACCCGGTATTACTAGGCGTATTAGTGGGATTATCGGTATTAGTACCTTATGTCGGTGCGACGATTGTAACCTTACCTGTTTTGCTTGTGGCCTTATTTCAATTTGGGACTAGCGCTGAATTTGGCTACGTGATGATAGCGTACGGTATTATCCAAGCGCTAGATGGTAATTTGTTAGTCCCTTTATTGTTTTCTGAAGCGGTAAATTTACACCCGGTAACTATTATTATAGCGGTAATATTGTTTGGCGGATTATGGGGCTTTTGGGGCGTATTTTTTGCTATTCCATTAGCTACGCTTGTTAAGGCTGTGCTTAATGCTTGGTCAACAACAACTCAAGGTGAGGGCATCACTGACATTTAG
- a CDS encoding sulfurtransferase TusA family protein: protein MIYEYDATQDKCPVPLVNLRLLLRKLTPIDSCLIRICDNGSKRDIPKLLIKKGFYFEQRNVDKYIVELKIRMEK, encoded by the coding sequence ATGATTTACGAATACGATGCCACTCAAGATAAATGCCCAGTACCTTTGGTAAATTTACGCTTGTTACTCAGAAAGTTAACACCGATTGATAGTTGTTTAATACGCATTTGCGATAATGGTTCTAAAAGAGATATTCCTAAATTGTTAATCAAAAAAGGATTTTATTTTGAACAGCGTAATGTTGATAAATATATTGTTGAATTAAAGATAAGAATGGAAAAGTAA
- a CDS encoding M48 family metalloprotease — protein MFKLKPLIVALAITSSITSSVFAANKETNKNKLPEIGSAGVSVLSIEKERQIGGEMMRQIRATQPILNDPVLTEYINDLGNRMVRNAKDVNYSFEFFVIRNQELNAFAFFGGHIAIHSGLITTASTESELASVVAHEISHVTQRHLARRLESQNRSQPLTMAAMVSSVLLTLINPTVGMAALSTTMAASQQASINYTRGNEQEADRVGIMLLVNSGFNPQGAPDFFSKMAEKYRYTSKPPAMLLTHPLPESRISDARIRAHNFSPRPLAPSLQFELAKARIMARYEGNAKDNIINFKQSLEKQNYAIEAAAKYGLALSHYEAKNYQTAINQLEALLRDDNRNLFYVDALTDAYIAIKAFDKAIAMLGELNLLMPNNQVVTLNLANVLNEAEQYSKAEILLQNFLVLSPKNFIANDLLTEVYRKQDKKALMHASKAEVYALFGAYPKAVDELQTAYNFVEENPLLQKRMKGRILQLQEQQEKLKRL, from the coding sequence TTGTTTAAATTAAAGCCGCTTATTGTTGCACTTGCCATTACCTCTTCAATCACAAGCAGTGTATTTGCCGCGAACAAAGAAACCAACAAAAATAAATTACCCGAAATAGGCTCAGCGGGTGTCAGTGTGTTGTCTATCGAAAAAGAACGCCAAATTGGTGGCGAAATGATGCGGCAAATTCGCGCGACTCAACCGATATTAAATGACCCCGTATTAACCGAATATATCAACGACCTGGGCAACCGCATGGTACGCAACGCCAAAGACGTTAACTATAGTTTTGAATTTTTTGTCATACGTAATCAAGAATTAAATGCTTTTGCCTTTTTTGGTGGTCACATTGCCATTCACAGTGGCTTGATCACGACCGCAAGTACTGAAAGTGAACTGGCTTCGGTTGTCGCACACGAAATATCTCATGTCACCCAACGCCATTTGGCAAGAAGACTAGAATCACAAAACAGATCACAACCGTTAACTATGGCCGCTATGGTGTCTAGCGTTTTGCTAACGTTAATAAACCCTACTGTTGGCATGGCAGCCCTCAGTACAACAATGGCGGCATCACAACAAGCTAGCATTAACTACACCCGAGGAAATGAACAAGAAGCTGATAGAGTTGGCATTATGTTACTGGTTAATAGTGGTTTTAATCCACAAGGTGCGCCTGACTTTTTCAGCAAAATGGCAGAAAAATACCGCTATACATCAAAACCACCCGCCATGTTATTAACGCATCCTTTACCTGAATCTAGAATTTCAGATGCCCGAATAAGAGCACATAACTTTTCACCTCGGCCACTCGCACCAAGCTTGCAATTCGAGTTAGCTAAAGCCCGCATAATGGCAAGGTATGAAGGCAATGCTAAAGATAACATTATTAACTTTAAGCAAAGTTTAGAGAAACAGAACTATGCCATTGAAGCAGCGGCAAAATACGGTCTTGCGCTCTCACATTATGAAGCTAAAAACTATCAAACGGCTATCAATCAACTTGAAGCCTTATTACGCGACGACAACCGGAATCTCTTTTATGTTGACGCCCTAACCGATGCCTATATTGCGATAAAAGCTTTCGACAAAGCCATCGCTATGCTTGGCGAGTTAAATTTGTTAATGCCTAATAACCAAGTGGTAACATTAAACCTCGCCAACGTATTAAATGAAGCAGAGCAATATAGTAAAGCAGAAATACTATTACAAAATTTCTTGGTACTCAGCCCCAAAAACTTTATTGCCAATGATTTATTAACCGAAGTATATAGAAAACAAGATAAGAAGGCCCTGATGCATGCCAGCAAAGCCGAAGTGTATGCGTTATTTGGCGCTTACCCAAAAGCCGTTGATGAATTACAAACAGCTTATAACTTTGTTGAAGAAAACCCGTTATTACAAAAACGCATGAAAGGCCGGATATTACAATTACAAGAACAGCAAGAAAAGCTTAAGCGTCTTTAA
- the arsC gene encoding arsenate reductase (glutaredoxin) (This arsenate reductase requires both glutathione and glutaredoxin to convert arsenate to arsenite, after which the efflux transporter formed by ArsA and ArsB can extrude the arsenite from the cell, providing resistance.) gives MLTIYHNPRCSKSRQTLALIEEQKHEVTIVEYLKTPLSIAEIESLMSLLKVSPKDMMRTKEAEFKEQNLANADDKTLIAAMAATPKLIERPIVTDNTRAIIGRPPENVLTLMQADK, from the coding sequence ATGTTAACTATTTATCACAACCCTCGTTGCTCTAAAAGCCGACAAACACTAGCACTTATCGAAGAACAAAAGCATGAGGTCACTATTGTTGAATATTTAAAAACGCCGCTTAGCATTGCAGAAATTGAAAGCTTAATGTCGTTACTAAAAGTATCGCCAAAAGATATGATGCGAACAAAAGAAGCTGAATTTAAAGAGCAAAATTTAGCTAACGCTGATGATAAAACGTTAATAGCCGCGATGGCAGCAACACCAAAATTAATTGAACGCCCTATTGTGACTGATAACACCCGAGCCATTATTGGTCGTCCGCCTGAAAATGTACTTACGCTCATGCAGGCTGATAAATAA
- a CDS encoding DUF2069 domain-containing protein, whose amino-acid sequence MTTQPRFSTTTLKKITLFGYFSLLFYMPFWLVFISDDSALSVPLTLVFFTLPLLFPLKGLVQGNPYTYAWSNFIVMIYFLHSLTTLWVSADEKLWAVGELFFATIMFIAGSYYAKYRGQELGLSIRKKKE is encoded by the coding sequence ATGACAACTCAACCTCGTTTTTCAACAACTACGCTTAAGAAAATAACCTTATTTGGCTACTTTTCCTTGTTGTTTTACATGCCTTTTTGGCTTGTTTTTATCAGCGATGACTCCGCACTTTCAGTGCCACTAACGTTGGTGTTTTTTACCTTACCTTTGTTATTTCCACTCAAAGGCTTGGTTCAGGGCAACCCTTACACTTATGCTTGGTCAAATTTTATTGTGATGATTTATTTTTTACATAGTTTAACCACTTTATGGGTTTCAGCCGATGAAAAGTTATGGGCAGTGGGCGAATTATTCTTTGCCACAATTATGTTTATTGCTGGCAGTTATTATGCAAAATATCGCGGCCAAGAACTTGGTTTAAGTATTCGTAAAAAGAAAGAATAA